From Gimesia panareensis, the proteins below share one genomic window:
- a CDS encoding prenyltransferase/squalene oxidase repeat-containing protein: MRRHLLSSVCFVSSLWAVSLISASTLQAQTDQEVTASRLKGIEFLKSQQQEDGSWEFEGHPVGITALCTLALLENGIPVSDSVIQKGRAFVVKESEKLNSTYDLALAILLLSRIGDREDKLLIRRFAARLIAGQSTTGGWSYTCPLAAASSLNNPRGRLKLGTSPGDNSCTQFAVLGLWTASRSNVNIDDSMSGVARRFVETQNEDGGWPYKLSTDDMKEPSRNSMTLAGLFCLTVARATKIRSLQEEQNKVEAAARGAEQKEGDTLVSDPIFAKGLEMAGKYAAGISASSARYFLWSTERVGVLLGLEKLGDTDWFSKGAAALIATQKEDGSWEDSRGKLADTSFAILFLRKANLGSDISRMLNGEPAKKFQIHSQAKKPEFDSLEAAIAAAKPGDLIRVNGDGPFRIPHVTVDKDLSIEAGFGYSPVFEYARGRNKLGLRARPERDPNVRHILQVTKGTLALEGIRFEFDPPEVGKEVPWVAIKVDGGNLRMLNCSVSEQNDKGMAAVQFTRPTNSSITNSFFVGGRAAFEIEGTGKQTIDVDESVIFSRKIFSVLKSPEKSAGGSINLNLSRCTIQGIDGFVFERFVKDINVKSDHCAWKVENLGLSMLSQKGAKTDRSYTGNGNVYDVDAWLGLNGTADSSVKDLKSWNSFWGNTDETSLADTLAFNLRRVNTSFNHRYTPADWELSETSRVAAQVTGLGARTSNVGAGAGFSRFRSSILYNEWKEKQVAEAK, from the coding sequence ATGCGCCGTCACTTATTGAGTTCCGTATGTTTTGTGTCCAGCCTGTGGGCTGTTTCTCTCATATCTGCTTCTACTCTGCAGGCCCAAACCGATCAGGAAGTGACCGCCTCGCGTCTGAAGGGAATTGAATTTCTCAAGTCTCAGCAGCAGGAGGACGGCAGCTGGGAATTCGAAGGGCATCCGGTCGGAATTACCGCGCTCTGTACGCTGGCGCTGCTGGAAAACGGAATTCCGGTCAGTGATTCCGTGATTCAGAAAGGGCGGGCCTTTGTCGTCAAAGAGTCGGAGAAGCTGAACTCGACGTACGATCTGGCGCTGGCGATTCTACTGCTGTCCCGGATTGGAGATCGTGAAGACAAGCTGCTGATCCGGCGCTTTGCAGCGCGATTGATTGCCGGCCAGTCCACGACCGGAGGCTGGTCCTATACCTGTCCGCTGGCCGCCGCCAGTTCGCTGAATAATCCCCGGGGCCGGTTGAAACTGGGAACTTCACCCGGTGATAACAGCTGCACGCAGTTTGCCGTGCTGGGGCTCTGGACGGCTTCCCGTTCGAATGTGAATATCGACGATTCGATGTCCGGTGTAGCGCGACGATTTGTCGAGACGCAGAACGAAGATGGTGGCTGGCCCTATAAACTGTCCACAGATGATATGAAAGAGCCTTCTCGCAACTCGATGACCCTGGCCGGCCTGTTCTGTCTGACCGTGGCGCGGGCAACCAAAATCAGATCACTGCAGGAAGAGCAGAATAAAGTCGAGGCGGCTGCCCGGGGCGCGGAACAGAAGGAAGGCGACACGCTGGTCTCCGATCCGATTTTCGCCAAAGGTCTCGAGATGGCAGGCAAATATGCCGCCGGGATCAGCGCCTCCTCTGCCCGCTATTTCCTCTGGTCGACCGAGCGGGTTGGCGTGCTGCTGGGTCTGGAGAAGCTGGGAGATACCGACTGGTTTTCCAAAGGTGCTGCTGCCCTGATTGCAACTCAGAAAGAAGACGGCAGCTGGGAAGACTCGCGCGGAAAGCTGGCGGATACCTCGTTCGCGATTCTGTTTCTGCGGAAAGCGAACCTGGGGAGTGATATCTCCCGGATGTTAAATGGGGAACCCGCGAAGAAATTTCAGATTCACTCACAAGCGAAAAAGCCGGAATTCGATTCGCTCGAAGCTGCGATCGCGGCTGCGAAGCCCGGTGACCTGATTCGTGTCAACGGCGATGGACCCTTTCGGATTCCACACGTGACGGTCGACAAGGATCTGAGCATCGAAGCCGGCTTTGGTTATTCGCCTGTGTTTGAGTATGCCCGGGGACGGAATAAGCTGGGGTTAAGAGCCCGTCCGGAGCGTGATCCCAACGTACGACACATTCTGCAGGTCACCAAAGGGACACTGGCACTGGAAGGGATCCGGTTTGAGTTTGATCCCCCTGAGGTCGGCAAGGAGGTTCCCTGGGTGGCGATCAAAGTCGATGGTGGTAACCTGCGGATGTTGAACTGCTCGGTTTCCGAACAGAATGATAAGGGGATGGCGGCAGTTCAGTTTACGCGGCCCACGAATTCATCGATCACGAACAGCTTTTTTGTGGGAGGACGGGCTGCGTTTGAAATCGAAGGGACCGGTAAGCAGACGATCGACGTGGATGAATCTGTCATTTTCTCCCGCAAGATTTTCTCCGTATTGAAGAGTCCCGAAAAGTCCGCAGGGGGAAGTATCAACCTGAATCTCTCCCGCTGTACCATCCAGGGGATTGACGGGTTTGTTTTTGAGCGGTTCGTCAAAGATATCAATGTGAAGAGCGATCACTGTGCCTGGAAGGTGGAAAACCTGGGGCTCTCGATGCTCTCGCAAAAGGGAGCGAAAACGGATCGTTCCTATACAGGCAACGGGAATGTTTACGACGTGGATGCATGGCTGGGACTGAATGGGACTGCGGATTCCAGCGTCAAAGATCTGAAAAGCTGGAACAGCTTCTGGGGCAATACGGATGAGACGTCACTGGCAGATACGCTGGCGTTTAATCTGCGTCGCGTGAATACCTCGTTTAACCACCGCTATACACCGGCGGACTGGGAACTGTCGGAAACTTCCCGCGTCGCAGCCCAGGTGACCGGTCTGGGAGCCCGGACATCGAACGTGGGAGCGGGAGCCGGATTCAGCCGGTTTCGTAGCAGTATTCTGTATAACGAGTGGAAAGAGAAGCAGGTGGCTGAGGCAAAGTAA
- a CDS encoding neutral/alkaline non-lysosomal ceramidase N-terminal domain-containing protein has translation MKKLIQQCLVVLVLVGGLSTSGNRCLSAAEAKQQTEWKAVAASVVITPEKNMWMAGYAARTKPAEGKVHDLYAKLLILEDARGQKLVMITTDLIGITPALRDPIAAQLERDYQIPASALLMNASHTHCGPELREPKASRRGLGGDRGAEARAYTQGLVRRLVAAIGEALPQMEPAVLKYSYGRAGFSMNRRLPTKDGVINSPHPQGPVDQRVPVLMVERPDSSLMAVLFGYACHNTTLSFYQFCGDYAGYAQEDIEADHPGTVALFMMGCGGDQNPYPRRSLDLAKQHGRALANAVETALEVKQPRVIHGPLGIAMGDVELDFAAPPTKEELLKRKENGNKYEVSHATRLLDQLEERGGIQTRFAFPLQVIQFGKDLTLVAVCGETVVDYSHRFQNELKSGFGAAKDTDPIVWVAGYSNNVFGYLPSLRVLKEGGYEGARAMIYSSYPGPFAESVEQKVAAKVHQLTEQARRAALSD, from the coding sequence ATGAAGAAATTGATTCAGCAATGTCTGGTGGTTCTGGTTCTGGTCGGAGGATTGTCTACCAGCGGGAACCGTTGTCTGTCGGCAGCGGAAGCGAAGCAGCAGACCGAATGGAAGGCTGTGGCAGCGTCGGTGGTGATCACTCCTGAGAAGAATATGTGGATGGCCGGCTATGCAGCCCGCACGAAACCTGCCGAGGGTAAGGTGCACGATCTGTACGCGAAGCTGCTGATCCTGGAAGATGCCCGTGGCCAGAAGCTGGTGATGATTACGACTGACCTGATCGGCATCACCCCGGCCCTGCGTGATCCGATTGCAGCGCAGCTGGAACGTGATTACCAGATCCCCGCGTCAGCACTGCTGATGAACGCCTCGCACACGCACTGCGGTCCGGAGCTGCGAGAGCCAAAGGCGTCCCGCCGGGGACTGGGAGGCGATCGCGGTGCGGAGGCGCGTGCGTATACCCAGGGACTGGTGAGAAGACTGGTGGCTGCGATTGGAGAAGCCCTGCCCCAGATGGAGCCGGCCGTGCTGAAGTATTCGTATGGTCGAGCCGGGTTTTCGATGAATCGCCGTCTGCCGACCAAGGACGGTGTGATCAACAGCCCACATCCGCAGGGGCCCGTCGATCAGCGGGTGCCCGTACTGATGGTGGAACGCCCTGACAGTTCCCTGATGGCGGTGCTGTTCGGATACGCCTGTCACAATACCACGCTCAGTTTTTACCAGTTCTGCGGCGACTACGCCGGCTATGCCCAGGAAGACATCGAAGCCGATCACCCGGGGACGGTAGCCCTGTTCATGATGGGATGTGGCGGCGATCAGAACCCTTACCCGCGGCGATCGCTCGACCTGGCGAAGCAGCATGGACGGGCGCTGGCCAATGCGGTGGAAACGGCATTGGAAGTCAAACAGCCGCGGGTGATTCATGGACCGCTGGGAATTGCGATGGGAGATGTGGAACTGGACTTCGCCGCCCCGCCCACGAAAGAGGAATTACTGAAGCGGAAAGAAAATGGAAACAAATATGAAGTGAGCCATGCGACCCGCCTGTTGGACCAGCTGGAAGAACGGGGCGGAATTCAGACCCGGTTCGCCTTCCCGCTGCAGGTAATTCAGTTTGGCAAGGACCTGACCCTGGTAGCGGTCTGTGGAGAGACCGTGGTCGATTATTCGCATCGATTCCAGAACGAGCTGAAGTCCGGCTTTGGTGCTGCGAAGGATACTGATCCGATCGTCTGGGTCGCCGGCTATTCGAACAATGTCTTCGGTTACCTGCCCAGCCTGCGGGTCTTGAAAGAGGGGGGCTATGAGGGAGCCCGGGCGATGATCTACTCCTCCTACCCCGGTCCGTTTGCAGAATCGGTGGAACAGAAGGTTGCTGCCAAAGTGCATCAGCTGACCGAACAGGCTCGGCGGGCGGCACTCAGTGATTGA
- a CDS encoding HesA/MoeB/ThiF family protein: MSGFAPLTDEERAVYEWQIWVPEFGEAGQEKLKNASVLISRCGGLGSVVAYELAAAGVGKLVLAHAGNVKPSDLNRQLLMTHDWLGKPRVESAERRLKELNPRLEIVAVPENLSEANAEAIVNQVDLIVDCAPLFPERYAMNRQSVLQQKPLVECAMYDLEAQITTFLPGQTGCLSCLYPDDPPAWKREFPVFGAVSGTVGCMAAMEAIKVIAGFGETLANQLLMFDLRDMTFHRNRIVRRPDCPVCGA, translated from the coding sequence ATGTCCGGTTTCGCTCCCCTGACAGATGAAGAACGAGCCGTTTACGAATGGCAGATCTGGGTGCCGGAGTTCGGTGAAGCCGGGCAGGAGAAACTGAAGAATGCGTCTGTGCTGATTTCACGCTGCGGCGGTCTGGGGAGCGTCGTCGCTTACGAACTGGCAGCTGCGGGAGTGGGGAAACTGGTCCTGGCACACGCCGGGAATGTGAAACCGAGCGACCTGAACCGGCAACTGCTGATGACGCACGATTGGCTGGGGAAACCGCGGGTTGAATCTGCGGAACGCCGCCTGAAAGAGCTGAATCCGCGGCTGGAGATTGTGGCGGTTCCGGAAAACCTCTCGGAAGCAAATGCGGAGGCGATCGTGAATCAGGTGGATTTGATTGTAGACTGTGCCCCGCTCTTTCCCGAACGCTACGCCATGAACCGCCAGTCTGTGCTGCAGCAGAAGCCGCTGGTGGAGTGCGCGATGTACGACCTGGAAGCGCAGATCACCACCTTTCTACCCGGTCAGACCGGCTGCCTGTCCTGCCTGTATCCCGATGATCCCCCTGCCTGGAAACGGGAGTTCCCCGTCTTTGGCGCGGTTTCGGGAACGGTGGGCTGCATGGCGGCGATGGAGGCGATCAAGGTAATCGCCGGTTTTGGAGAGACGCTCGCGAATCAGCTGTTGATGTTTGATCTGCGCGATATGACATTTCACCGCAATCGGATTGTGCGCCGTCCCGATTGCCCGGTTTGTGGAGCCTGA
- a CDS encoding MoaD/ThiS family protein — protein sequence MKIAVEYTAQVKKAAGVGREEIDVPEGTTLQDLVKTVAETRADTLKPLLFPEGEALHPSMLLFVSNEQVLWDEPLILQPHHSVTILSPISGG from the coding sequence ATGAAAATTGCGGTCGAATATACAGCACAGGTGAAAAAAGCAGCCGGTGTCGGGAGAGAAGAGATTGACGTTCCCGAAGGTACGACGCTGCAGGACCTGGTGAAAACCGTTGCCGAGACGCGTGCCGACACCTTGAAGCCGCTGCTCTTCCCCGAGGGAGAGGCCCTGCACCCTTCCATGCTGCTGTTTGTCTCAAATGAACAGGTACTGTGGGACGAACCACTGATACTCCAGCCCCATCACAGCGTCACGATCCTTTCCCCGATCTCCGGAGGATGA
- a CDS encoding ATP-binding cassette domain-containing protein: MISVKNLCVQVGEFRLNDISFEIPQGHYAVLMGKTGSGKTTILETICGLKKVQSGEIFLNGKDMTHAKPAEREIGYVPQEGVLFHTMTVKDNLAFALEIRHWKQRQIDERVDELANLLGITGLLNRTPFGLSGGETQRVALGRALAPRPAILCLDEPLSALDEDTRGEICDLLNNVQHVTGVTALHITHNISESDRLGDVKLTISHGKLQSLPGGSPLKNGSSTSESSESTANTRVN, translated from the coding sequence ATGATTTCAGTAAAAAATCTTTGCGTACAAGTTGGTGAATTCCGGCTGAATGATATCAGCTTCGAAATTCCGCAGGGGCATTACGCCGTGCTGATGGGGAAGACCGGCAGCGGAAAAACAACCATTCTGGAGACGATCTGCGGTCTGAAGAAAGTGCAGTCCGGTGAAATCTTTCTGAACGGAAAGGATATGACACATGCCAAACCGGCGGAGCGTGAGATCGGCTATGTACCGCAGGAGGGCGTGCTGTTTCATACGATGACCGTCAAAGACAATCTGGCGTTCGCCCTGGAAATTCGCCATTGGAAACAGCGACAGATCGATGAGCGGGTTGATGAACTGGCGAACCTGCTGGGCATTACCGGGCTGCTGAATCGAACCCCCTTTGGTCTGAGTGGCGGGGAAACGCAGCGGGTGGCACTGGGACGGGCCCTGGCACCCCGGCCGGCGATTCTGTGCCTCGATGAGCCATTGAGTGCACTGGATGAAGACACGCGGGGTGAGATCTGCGATCTGTTGAACAATGTCCAGCATGTGACCGGCGTGACCGCTCTGCATATCACACACAATATTTCCGAGTCGGATCGGCTGGGGGATGTGAAATTGACGATCAGTCATGGTAAGCTGCAGTCACTGCCGGGGGGAAGCCCGTTGAAAAATGGTTCTTCGACTTCTGAATCCTCTGAATCTACTGCCAATACGAGAGTCAACTAA
- a CDS encoding ABC transporter permease, producing the protein MSGTTPEEPPRKWKSRSDLPFYAVFVTVSAVYVLLIVAMLAAETTYTTPGHILRSFQKPEIQYAIWLSLVSCAITTVLSLWVSVPIGYLMSRHQFPGKTLIDAILDIPIVLPPLVIGLCLLILFQLQIPQIEWLNKLVEAKSVTQSTNEVPGNDRLSTAAVVSHEKQPVSDEQPLVLIAHQTAEDEQLQTDEERLAETQKKSEAETQKASEAERVPIEQTQSIDELIRKITKVLFGRSIGVTYEIPSIILAQFMVACAFAVRTMRVTFDQIGPRYEQVALTLGCNRGQAFWRVVFPQAYRGLLAAATLAWARSLGEFGPILIFSGATRMKTEVLPTTVFLELTVGNIEGAVAASLIMVVSALVVLVIARLFGLTRSTPI; encoded by the coding sequence ATGAGCGGGACGACCCCGGAAGAACCACCCCGCAAGTGGAAGTCGCGTTCTGATCTCCCGTTTTATGCTGTATTTGTGACAGTCAGCGCCGTCTATGTGCTGTTGATAGTGGCAATGCTGGCAGCGGAGACGACCTATACCACGCCCGGGCACATCCTGCGCTCATTTCAGAAGCCGGAAATCCAATACGCGATCTGGCTGAGCCTGGTCTCCTGCGCGATTACGACGGTGCTCTCCCTCTGGGTTTCGGTGCCGATCGGCTACCTGATGTCACGCCACCAGTTTCCGGGGAAGACGTTGATCGACGCCATCCTGGATATTCCCATCGTGCTCCCCCCGCTGGTGATTGGCCTCTGTCTGCTGATTCTGTTCCAGCTTCAGATCCCGCAGATCGAGTGGCTGAATAAACTGGTAGAGGCAAAATCGGTCACCCAGTCGACAAACGAAGTTCCAGGCAATGATCGATTGTCGACGGCAGCAGTGGTGTCTCACGAAAAGCAGCCAGTGAGTGATGAGCAACCGCTGGTACTGATCGCACACCAGACGGCAGAGGATGAGCAGTTGCAGACAGATGAGGAACGGCTGGCTGAAACACAGAAGAAAAGCGAAGCAGAAACGCAGAAGGCGAGTGAAGCGGAACGCGTGCCGATCGAGCAGACGCAGTCCATTGATGAACTGATTCGCAAGATCACCAAGGTCCTCTTCGGTCGATCCATCGGTGTGACATACGAGATTCCGAGTATTATTCTGGCGCAGTTCATGGTGGCCTGTGCCTTTGCGGTGCGTACGATGCGGGTGACCTTCGACCAGATTGGCCCCCGTTACGAACAGGTGGCGCTGACCCTGGGGTGTAACCGCGGGCAGGCCTTCTGGCGTGTCGTCTTTCCCCAGGCGTACCGGGGGTTGCTGGCAGCTGCGACGCTGGCGTGGGCGCGTTCGCTGGGAGAATTCGGTCCGATTCTGATTTTCTCAGGAGCGACTCGAATGAAAACCGAGGTGCTGCCGACGACGGTATTTCTGGAACTGACCGTGGGGAATATTGAAGGGGCGGTGGCCGCCTCGCTGATTATGGTTGTCTCAGCGCTGGTCGTGCTGGTGATCGCCCGCCTGTTTGGTTTGACACGGTCGACTCCGATCTGA
- the modA gene encoding molybdate ABC transporter substrate-binding protein, with translation MKYLGSQLRKPAFPQPGRSGKVSGLMIAVSSIIFLVIMLVVLIYAPPKDAPQKTAATDGESSGHQADASAKGESEDSGDENALEMYCAAGIKPPVAEMAAQFAEEEFGMPVHLQYGGSGTLLTNLQVAKKGDLYLAADTSYIEIARDKGLVQEAIQVAQMHPVIMVQKGNPKGIKSIDDLLKDDVTVALANPDAASIGKLTKKVLTKHGKWEPLSKSARVFKPTVSEIATDVLLGAVDAAVVWDATVNQHPEKADMVDVPEFQEAIKNVTVGVLTSSQNPQEALMFARYLQAPEKGQKAFAKLGYQTVEGDKWEPHPTILLFSGGVNRLAIQDTLKEFERREGVTINTVFNGCGILVGQINSGQRPDAYFACDTSYMVQVQPKFRAPLTVAETDMVIIVEKGNPKNIKTVFDLANEDLRIGLSHHEQSALGALTKKLLSSLELNGKNLYDLVQPNVKTNTPTADLLVNQLRTGSLDAAIVYRANLPYVKDKVDIVEIKSGDPLAQQPIAILKTTAYPNLMQRLVDKLTSTPSRSLFESIGFRWRITPESL, from the coding sequence ATGAAATACCTTGGTAGCCAGCTCCGGAAGCCGGCATTCCCTCAACCGGGCCGCAGTGGAAAAGTGTCAGGACTCATGATCGCCGTCAGTTCAATCATCTTTCTGGTGATCATGCTGGTGGTTCTGATTTATGCCCCTCCGAAAGACGCTCCACAGAAAACGGCAGCGACTGATGGTGAATCCAGTGGACATCAGGCAGATGCTTCCGCAAAAGGAGAGAGCGAAGACTCCGGGGATGAAAATGCCCTGGAGATGTATTGTGCCGCGGGAATCAAGCCGCCGGTTGCCGAGATGGCAGCACAGTTTGCAGAAGAAGAATTCGGCATGCCGGTTCATTTGCAGTATGGCGGCTCCGGAACCCTGCTGACCAACCTGCAGGTAGCGAAAAAAGGCGATTTATATCTGGCAGCGGATACCAGCTACATTGAGATTGCCCGGGATAAGGGACTGGTGCAGGAAGCGATTCAGGTGGCACAGATGCATCCGGTGATCATGGTCCAGAAAGGGAACCCCAAAGGGATCAAGTCGATCGATGACCTGCTCAAGGATGATGTGACGGTCGCTCTGGCAAATCCCGATGCCGCTTCGATCGGCAAACTGACGAAAAAGGTGCTCACGAAACATGGGAAGTGGGAGCCGCTTTCCAAGTCAGCCCGGGTTTTCAAGCCGACCGTTTCCGAAATCGCCACCGACGTCCTGCTGGGCGCCGTTGATGCCGCCGTTGTCTGGGATGCGACCGTCAATCAGCATCCGGAAAAGGCAGACATGGTCGATGTTCCGGAATTCCAGGAAGCGATCAAGAATGTGACGGTGGGTGTATTAACTTCCTCACAGAATCCCCAGGAAGCACTGATGTTTGCCCGTTATCTGCAGGCACCTGAGAAGGGACAGAAAGCTTTTGCGAAGCTGGGGTACCAGACCGTCGAGGGAGATAAGTGGGAACCGCATCCGACGATCCTGCTGTTCAGCGGCGGTGTGAACCGGCTGGCGATTCAGGATACGCTGAAGGAGTTTGAGCGGCGGGAGGGCGTGACGATCAATACGGTCTTTAACGGGTGTGGAATTCTGGTTGGTCAGATCAACAGTGGTCAACGACCAGACGCTTACTTTGCCTGCGATACATCTTACATGGTTCAGGTCCAGCCCAAGTTTCGGGCTCCCCTGACTGTGGCGGAAACGGATATGGTGATCATCGTGGAAAAAGGAAATCCTAAAAACATCAAAACGGTTTTTGATCTCGCCAATGAGGACCTGCGGATCGGTCTGTCCCACCATGAGCAGAGTGCACTGGGGGCGTTGACGAAAAAACTGCTGAGCTCCCTGGAGCTGAACGGAAAAAACCTGTACGACCTGGTACAGCCGAACGTAAAAACGAACACGCCGACGGCGGATCTGCTGGTGAATCAGTTGCGGACCGGTTCGCTCGACGCTGCGATTGTCTACCGGGCAAATCTGCCTTACGTGAAAGATAAGGTCGATATCGTCGAGATCAAATCGGGCGATCCTCTGGCCCAGCAGCCGATCGCGATTCTCAAAACCACCGCTTATCCCAATCTGATGCAGCGTCTGGTGGATAAGCTGACCTCGACTCCGTCGCGCAGCCTGTTTGAATCCATCGGCTTCCGCTGGCGGATTACTCCGGAGTCACTATGA
- a CDS encoding ABC transporter ATP-binding protein, whose protein sequence is MILELEQLSKSFKSGPGRVQAVDGISLTVDTNEFVAIQGPSGCGKSTLLLMAGGLLSPDSGEVLIEGTNPYRLSNDQRARFRSQHLGFVFQQFHLVPYLNVLDNVATPALASNRGQARERARELVAQFGLEQRLHHTPAQLSTGEKQRVALARALFHQPKILLADEPTGNLDSENSEVVLKALSQFAEDGGCVLMVSHDDQAVQSAQRVLGIRDGRLVTPSESETLVNS, encoded by the coding sequence ATGATACTCGAACTGGAACAACTGTCGAAATCATTCAAATCCGGACCGGGGCGGGTCCAGGCGGTCGACGGCATCAGCCTGACCGTCGACACGAATGAATTTGTAGCGATTCAGGGCCCCAGTGGCTGTGGAAAGTCGACCCTGCTGTTAATGGCGGGAGGCCTGCTCAGCCCCGATTCAGGAGAGGTGCTGATTGAAGGCACCAATCCCTATCGCCTGTCCAACGATCAGCGAGCCCGCTTTCGTTCGCAGCATCTGGGCTTCGTCTTTCAACAGTTCCACCTGGTGCCTTATCTGAATGTGCTGGATAATGTTGCGACCCCTGCCCTGGCATCGAACCGTGGGCAGGCCCGCGAGCGTGCCCGGGAGCTGGTCGCCCAATTCGGGCTGGAGCAGCGTTTGCATCACACGCCGGCCCAGCTGAGTACCGGCGAAAAACAGCGGGTGGCCCTGGCACGGGCCCTGTTTCATCAGCCAAAAATTCTGCTGGCAGATGAGCCGACGGGCAACCTGGACAGCGAGAACTCCGAAGTCGTACTCAAAGCATTAAGTCAATTTGCCGAGGATGGCGGCTGCGTGCTCATGGTTTCTCACGACGATCAGGCGGTGCAGTCGGCCCAGCGTGTGCTGGGGATCAGGGATGGTCGCCTGGTGACCCCCAGTGAATCAGAAACGTTAGTGAATTCCTGA
- a CDS encoding ABC transporter permease gives MSIFHLIFQEMQHRKMNFLLALLSVIIAVACLIAALTLLQADEIQTALILEQKEEAVKKTGAELKDSMRKIAKGLGFNILILPADQDLQEFHLTGIVTSTMPEENMVKLSNSKIVTINHMLPMVSKKISWPEKKLDVILVGTRGEVPQLERALKKPLQQPVPAGAMVLGYHVQQETGLKPGDEVQLMGKSFKVSKAFPERGNSDDSTVWISLKEAQELLGMENLLNAILALECNCATVDRIAEIRKDVAEILPGTQIIERGPPALARAEARNKAAEIAVASLEQEKSNRIKLIERHASFAAILVPLVVLGCGAWIGFLSLENVRRRATEIGILRAIGVRSSQVFGIFIIKALLIGLVGALIGYFVGYWVGVTWGDLPAAVDPSQVLFSGRWLLLSLVFAPLLASLSSWIPALLAARQDPATILQEG, from the coding sequence ATGTCAATCTTTCATCTGATTTTTCAGGAAATGCAGCATCGGAAAATGAACTTTCTGCTGGCGCTGCTCTCGGTGATCATCGCGGTGGCCTGTCTGATTGCCGCCTTAACGCTGCTGCAGGCAGATGAGATCCAGACCGCATTGATTCTGGAACAGAAAGAAGAAGCGGTCAAAAAGACCGGTGCTGAGCTGAAAGATTCGATGCGGAAGATCGCCAAGGGACTGGGCTTCAACATCCTGATCCTCCCGGCTGATCAGGATCTGCAAGAGTTTCATCTGACGGGTATTGTTACGAGTACCATGCCCGAGGAGAATATGGTCAAACTCTCAAATTCGAAGATTGTCACCATCAATCATATGCTGCCGATGGTGTCGAAGAAGATCTCCTGGCCGGAAAAAAAACTGGATGTCATTCTGGTTGGGACCCGCGGGGAAGTTCCCCAGTTGGAACGTGCCCTCAAGAAACCGCTGCAGCAGCCGGTACCCGCGGGAGCGATGGTGCTGGGCTATCATGTACAGCAGGAAACAGGACTGAAGCCCGGCGATGAAGTGCAGCTGATGGGCAAGTCATTCAAGGTCTCCAAAGCCTTTCCGGAGCGGGGGAATTCAGACGACAGTACGGTCTGGATCAGTCTCAAAGAGGCGCAGGAACTGCTGGGAATGGAGAATCTGCTGAATGCGATTCTGGCACTCGAATGCAACTGTGCGACGGTGGACCGGATCGCGGAAATTCGCAAGGACGTAGCGGAAATTCTGCCAGGAACCCAGATCATCGAACGGGGACCCCCTGCTCTGGCACGGGCTGAGGCCCGTAACAAGGCAGCCGAGATCGCTGTCGCTTCCCTGGAGCAGGAGAAGTCCAACCGGATCAAACTGATCGAACGCCACGCCAGTTTTGCCGCGATCCTCGTGCCGCTGGTAGTGCTGGGGTGCGGGGCTTGGATCGGCTTTCTGTCACTGGAAAACGTCCGCCGCCGGGCTACGGAAATCGGAATCCTGCGGGCCATCGGCGTGCGTTCCTCGCAGGTCTTCGGCATCTTCATCATCAAGGCCCTGCTGATCGGTCTGGTCGGCGCATTGATTGGCTATTTTGTGGGCTACTGGGTTGGCGTCACCTGGGGTGACCTGCCCGCGGCTGTGGATCCCTCTCAGGTACTCTTCTCGGGACGCTGGCTGCTGTTAAGCCTGGTGTTTGCCCCGCTGCTGGCCAGTCTGTCCAGCTGGATCCCTGCCCTGCTGGCAGCCCGTCAGGATCCTGCTACGATTCTACAGGAAGGATAA